The Streptomyces sp. RKND-216 genomic sequence GCAGTTCCTTGCGGATGATCCGCCACGGGGAGGCGCCGGAGACCTTCGCCGCCTCGACGAACTCGCGCTCGCGGAGAGTCAGGGCCGAGCTGCGCACCAGGCGCGCCATGCCCATCCAGCCGAGCACCGCCAGCACGACGACGATCGCGCAGAACTGCACGTAGACCGGCGTCTCCTTGGTGGGCGGCACGAACAGGGCGAGCACCACCGGCATGGTGGCGATCAGGGTCAGCTGTCCCGGCAGCGCCATCATGAAGTCGGTGATCCGGCCGAGCCAGTAGTCGACCCTGCCGCCGAAGTAGCCGCTGACCAGGCCGATCAGGATGCCCAGCAGGACCATCGGGATGGTGCAGACGAGCGCGGTGAAGAGCGAGGTACGCATGCCGTACAGCAGTTGGGTGAAGACGTCGCGGCCCAGCACGGGCTCCACACCGAACCAGAACTCGGAGGACATACCGCCATAGGAGCCGGCGGGATAGTTGAACGCGTCCAGCAGGCCGGGCGTGTCCTGTCCGTACAGGGTGTACGGGTTCTTGCCGTACAGCATCGAGATCACCGGAGCCAGTGCGGCGACCACGAAGAAGGAGATCACCACGCAGGCGGAAAGCACGCCGGTGCGGTCGCGCTTGAAGCGTCGCCACATCAGCTGGCCGGGAGAGAGACTCTGCTCGCCGCTCTGGCCGGCCGCATCCTTGCTCAGGCTCACTTCGCCGGGACCGGGGGTGTCGGTCTCGACGGAGGGCACCTGGGTTGGACTTGTCATCGCGTGTTAGCCCCTGCGTTAGTGGTACTTCGCTGAACCCGTCTGGATGGCACCGGGGTGCGCCTGGGGTTGAGCGGACTTTTGCAAGTGAATAAGTGCTCAGTCAAGAGGTGTTGGGGTTGGCTTATGAGCCCGGGGTGCATCTTGAGCGAAGATTGCGCAGATTGACGTCCCAGCGTGCTTGACAAAGAACGATCGTAGTACACAAAAACGGACAAATTCATGCGAAACGCGTTCACCATCTCGCAACGTGGCCGTCGCCACGCCGATATACGAACGTGGGGAACTGAACTCCGTACAGCCGTCTCCACAGTCTCTCCTGTTTCGCGACACGGATTCGGTCTTTCGCCTGCTCAGTCCACGCGGGTAGACCTCACCACCCGATCGGCGGCCGATGCGCGATCGAACAGAAGCAACGACGGACACACACGGGCACACCTCGACGGCCCGGGGCCGGCGACGTGACGTCGCCGGCCCCGGGCCGTTCCTACGGGCGTGCCGGGGCGCCTCCCGGCGCCCCGCGTCAGCGCTTGGCGCGGGAGGCTGTGCGGGCGCGCTCCTTCTGGTCCAGGACGACCTTGCGGATGCGCACCGTCTCCGGCGTCACCTCGATGCACTCGTCCTCACGGCAGAACTCCAGCGACTGCTCCAGGGAGAGCTTCCGCGGCGGCACCAGGTTCTCCGTGGTGTCCGCGGAGGCGGCGCGCATGTTGGTGAGCTTCTTCTCCTTGGTGATGTTGACGTCCATGTCGTCGGCGCGGGAGTTCTCACCGACGAGCATGCCCTCGTACACCTCGGTGCCGGGCTCGATGAAGATCGTGCCGCGCTCCTGGAGGTTCATCATCGCGAACGGGGTCGCCTTGCCCGCCCGGTCCGCGACCAGCGAGCCACTGCTGCGAGTGCGCAGATCCCCGAACCACGGCTCGTGGCCCTCGGAGATGGAGTGCGCGATGCCGGTGCCGCGGGTCTCGGTCAGGAACTCCGTCCGGAAGCCGATCAGGCCGCGCGACGGCACCAGGAACTCCATCCGGATCCAGCCCGACCCGTGGTTGGTCATGGTCTCCATGCGGCCCTTGCGGGAGGCCATCAGCTGGGTGATGGCCCCGAGGTGCTCCTCGGGCGAGTCGATCGTCATCCGCTCGACGGGCTCGTGGAGCTTGCCGTCGATTTCCCGGGTGACCACCTCGGGCTTGCCGACGGTCAGCTCGAAGCCCTCCCGGCGCATGGTCTCCACCAGGATGGCCAGCGCCAGCTCGCCGCGGCCCTGCACCTCCCAGGCGTCCGGACGCTCGGTGGGCAGCACGCGGAGCGAGACGTTGCCGATCAGCTCACGGTCAAGGCGGTCCTTCACCAGCCGCGCGGTGACCTTGTGGCCCTTGCCGCCCTTGCCGACGAGCGGCGAGGTGTTGGTGCCGATGGTCATGGAGATGGCCGGCTCGTCCACGGTGATCAGCGGCAGCGCCACCGGGTTCTCCGCATCGGCGAGGGTCTCGCCGATCATGATCTCCGGGATGCCGGCCACCGCGCAGATGTCGCCCGGGCCGGCCTTCTCCGCGGGCTTGCGGGTCAGGGCGTCCGTCATCATCAGTTCGCTGATGCGCACGTTCTGGACCGTTCCGTCGCGCTTCATCCAGGCCACCGTCTGGCCCTTGCGCAGCTCGCCGTTCTTGACCCGGAGCAGCGCGATGCGGCCGAGGAAGTTGTCCGCGTCGAGGTTGGTGACGTGCGCCTGGAGCGGCGCGTCCTCCTCGTACGTGGGGGCGGGCACGGTCTCCAGCAGCGTGGTGAAGAACGGCTCCAGGCTGTCGCTGTCGGCGGGCACGGTGCCGTCGTCCGGCTGGGTCAGCGAGGCCACGCCGTCCCGGGCGCAGGCGTACACGATCGGGAATTCGATCTGTTCCTCGTCGGCGTCCAGGTCGAGGAACAGGTCGTAGGTCTCGTCGACGACCGCGGAGATGCGGGCGTCGGACCGGTCGGTCTTGTTGATGCACAGGATCACCGGCAGCCGTGCCTGGAGTGCCTTGCGCAGCACGAAGCGGGTCTGCGGGAGCGGGCCCTCGGAGGCGTCCACCAGCAGCACGACGGCGTCGACCATGGACAGGCCGCGCTCCACCTCGCCGCCGAAGTCGGCGTGGCCCGGGGTGTCGATGATGTTGATGACGACCGGGTCGCCGCCCTTGCGGTGGTACTTCACGGCGGTGTTCTTGGCGAGAATGGTGATGCCCTTCTCGCGCTCCAGATCGTTCGAGTCCATCACCCGGTCGTCGACCGACTCGAGCTGGTGCGCGGCGAACGCCCCCGCCTGCTTGAGCATGGCGTCGACCAGGGTCGTCTTGCCGTGGTCGACGTGGGCGACGATGGCGACGTTACGAATATCGTGGCGGGTGGGCATGCGTGGGCGCTTCTCCCGGAGTCGTGGATGACGGCGCGACCGATCCGGTCCGCGCGGTCGCCGGGCTCATCACTGTGCTGTGCGCCGCGGCCTCTTTACCGCCCCATGGTACGGGCCGGGCGCCTCGCCGCCGCCCCCGGGTCTCGACGTGCGGACGCACGTGTGCTAGCGCAGGCGCGGCGCCCGGACGCACGGCAGGGCCGCCTCGCCTCCACCCGGGGTGACCGGGCGGGCGAGCCGGCCCTGCGGACGACGGCGGCTTACTCCGTGCGGCCGATGTCCTGGTAGCGCGGGGTCTGGAAGCCGTACGCGCCGATGTTGGCCAGGTCCTCGCGGACCGCGACGAGCTGGGGGCGCTGGTACAGGGGCACCGAGCCGGCGGCCGCCCAGATGCGGGAGTCGGCGCGGCTCAGCAGATCCTGGCGCTCCTCCCGGTCCAGCTCGCCGACGGCCGCGGCGAAGAGCTGGTCGATGCGGTCGGTCCCGACCCGGGTGTAGTTCTGGCGCACGGTGAGGGAGCCGTTCCCCGCCGGGACGGGCTTGGCGAAGATCGGGCCGGCGTCGGTCGCGGGGAACGCGCTGGCCGGCCACGCGTACAGGGCCAGGTCGTAGTCGCCGGACGCGATGTGGTCGCGGAACAGGCTCTCGTCCTCGACCCGCTCGATGCGGGTGCGGATGCCGACCTCGGCGAGCTGGTCCGAGACCTGCTCGGCCGTCGCCCGGGTGACGGCGGTGCCGGGGCCGGCCGGGACCAGGAAGCGCAGGGCCAGCGGGTTGCCGCCCTTGGTGCGGACGGCGGCGGCACGGCCGGCCTCCAGCCCCTTCATCTCGTCGGCGCGCTGCTCGGCCCGCTCACCGTCGCGGTTCTTCCCTTCCTCGGCCCCCTTCTCCTTGGCATCGACCGGGGCGTCCGGGTCGTCGCCCGTGGCGGGTGCTCCGCTCTCCCAGCCCGCGTCGGCGAGCAGGGCCTGCGCGGACTCGAGGTCGCGGCCGCCGAGAGCGGCGCTGTTGTCCTGGTAGCCGGCCTGGTCACGCATCCGCAGGTGGCTGCCGAGCGCCTGGGCCGGCAGCCCCAGGTCGGCCAGCGCCTTCTCGGCGAGCGCCCCCCGGTCCAGGGTCCGGGCGAGGGCGCGGCGCACGCGTTCGTCGCCGAGCGGGCCGGAGGCGCCGTTCAGGGCGAGCTGGGTGTAGGCGGGGGCGAGGGCGCGGCGCACGTCGTACGTCCCGAGGTCGCCGGTCTTCTTCCGGGGCTTTCCGGCGGTCTTGCCGTCGGCCCTCTCCTTGCCGCGGGGTTTGGCGTCGGTGGTGTGGACGCCGTCGATGCGCTCGGCGAGCTTCGGGGTGACCTCGGCGACGTCGACCTTTCCGGCGGCGAGCGCCGCGCCGCGTTCGCCGCGCGGCACGACCGTGAGCGCGATCCGGTCCAGCTTCGCCTCGTCCCCCCACCAGGCGTCGTTGCGCACGAGGGTGACCCGGTCGTCCTTCTTCCCGAGCGGCTTCACCGCGAAGGGCCCGCCGGAGGCGGGCAGCCGGGTGCGTGCCTCCTCGTTGAAGCCGTCGGGGCTGCCCATCACCGACTTCGGGTAGAGCGGCGTGAACAGCGACTCCCAGTCGGCATACGGCTTCTTGAAGGTGACCTCGACCTGGCGGGGGGTGTCGCCCGCCGCCACCTTCGCGATCCGGTCGTAGCCGGCGTTGCGGGCCGTCCAGTAGGCGCTGTTGCCACCGCCGAGCGCCTTCCACTGGGCACGGAAGTCGGCGGCGGAGAGGGCACGGCCGTCGCTCCAGCGTGCGTCCTCGGCGAGGGTGTAGACGACCGTCTGCCGGGGCTCGGTCCCGGTGACCTCGGCGGATTCGAGGTAGTCGCCGTTCCGCTGGGGCCGGCCCCGGCTGTCCAACGTGAACAGTGCGGGCAGCACGGCTTCCGCGATGCGGGTGGTGGCACCGGTGGCGTCGGGCTGGAAGACGTTCAGCGTGGTGGGCATCGCGTCGACGGCCCAGCGCAGCGTTCCTCCGTCGGTGACGTCGTCGCGGGAGACGGCGCGGACGTCCCGGGCGGCTCCGCTGTCGCCCTGCGGGGCGTCGTCTCCGCCCGAGGTGCACGCGGCGAGCGGCAGCAGCAGGCCGCCGGCGGCGAGTACGGCCGCGCAGCGCCGCGCGGCGGTGTCGATGGCTGGTGCGGCTGGCATCGCGGGAACCTCCGGGGCGCGCAGACGCCGCCCGGGGTGGGCCGGCGGGTCGTCGCAGTGGGCCGTGTGGTGCACGGGATCGGTACGCACCCACTGAAAGCGACCGGACGCGGTGCGGCATCCGGGCACGTCCATCCGTGCGCCGACGCCACCCGCCCGGCGCACACGTCCACGGGCGCCTGCCCTGCCGCGAGCGGGTGTGATCTGAATTACATGATTACCCGGCAAGAGCGTGAGAAGCTGCGCGGCTGGTTCACCGGCCGCCTGCCGGACGAGGTGCACGAGGAACTGCTCGACGTGACGGTGGACCGCGAGGAGATCACCGTCGTCGGGCGGATCACCGGGCCCAGGCTCGCCGACGATGTCTCGCAGGAGGAGCGGGAGGCTGCGGCTGAAGGCCGGCCCAACGAACTCCGGGAACGCACCCGGGAGACCCGGATGGCCGTGGCCCGCGAGGCCGAACGCCGGTTCGGGCGCAAGCTGACGGCGGTTCGGAACTCGGAGGTGTCCAGCTCGATCGCCAGCGGTTCCGGCAGGGTGAGGGTCTTGGCGAAGGCCGTCTCCTCGAGGTGGGTGTAGCGGCCGTCCAGCGGCTCGGAGTAGACCCTGACCCGTGCCGGACTGCCTGTCGACGAGGAGATGGAGGGGGACGCCCGCGGCCGCGTATCCCCTGAGTTTCCCGGCGCGTCCTTCGGGCGGGGTCGTGGTAGTCCTCCTGGTCGGCGAACGCCCCCTTGGGCGCCACGACCAGGTCGGGAGTCACCTTCACCGAAGCCCAGGGGACGTTCAGCCCGAGGCCGGTGTAGCACCGAGCTTCCGGCGTTGGTCGCGCACCTTTCCGGTCAACTCCGAAACGATCTCCTCATGCTCCCCGTCCGCCGGTGGGGTCACGTGGATCTCCCCCTCGATCAACTCCGCGCGCCACCCTCGGGGGCGGCCGTGCTGATGGAGTCGAAGGCTTCTTTTGCGGACCGGGCCATCGGATCGTCCATACGGTCATCCTCGTCAGCGCACGTCGTACGCTCCGGGACGGTCAGCACCACGGCGGGCCTCCTCCTGTTTTCGGAGCGACGCTCTCACCCCAAGCGAGCCGACGACCACGAGAACGGACTCCGCTCACTCGAACGCGTGAGCGGATACGTTTCTGTCGGTCAACCCGACTCCGCACTCCGTTCAGGCGAACCGTTCAGGCGTTGCCGGCCGCCTTTTCCGCCGCATGCTGGAACTCGCCGAGGTCGTAGTGGGCGAGGACGGAGTCGAGGTTGGTGAGCGCGCCCAGGTGCTCCACGAAGCCGTGCGGGTTGTACTCGATCTGGAGCGCCACCCGCGTCCGCGTGTCGCTGACGTGGTGGAAGGTGACCACGCCGGCGTGCTCGACTCCGTCCATCGTGCGCCAGGCGATCCGCTCGTGAGGGATGACCTCGGTGAGTTCGGCGGTGAACGCCTTGTCCGCGCCGGGCAGGGCGAGCCACCACGAGAAGGTGCGGTCGTCGATGCGCGCGACCTTCTGCACGTGACTGAGAAACTCCGGCCAGCGCGTCACGTCGCTCCACAGCGCCCAGGTCACCGCCACCGGAGCGTCGACGTCCACGGTCTCCACGAGGGAGGACGACACGTTTCTCCACCTCTTTCCCATGTGTACGAAGGGGAGTTGGCACCCCGCATACCCCGCCGCGCCGCTTTCATGACCGGGCGGTGCGGCTCGCGCGTCAGCGCCGGGGGCGCACACCTCCTGCGGCGAACGCGCCCCCACGCGCGGGCAACCCTCCACCGGCCCGGTGTGTCCGACAAGGCGGAAGAAGCGGACAGACTACGTTCTTCGCGTCGTCCGCAGCGTGGAACGTGTGCGCCTGGCGCGTGCGCGCTCCACCGACCCGTCGGACCGAAGCAAGGGGGACACCTCGATGCGTGCACGAACGACCGCGATCGCCGCCACCGCCTGTGCGCTGGCGCTGCTGCCGGCGGCCTCCGCCGTCGCCGGTACCGGGCCCGCGCCGGACAAGCAGCGCAAGGCCGCGTCCACCGCGCCCTCCGCCGCCGGCAATCCGCTGAGCGCCCGCGCCCAGGCGGCCGGCGTCTGCACCGACGCGTACGAGATCGGCACCGCCGGATACATCATCCGCGACGGGCAGCGGATCGGCTCCGTCAAGCAGTTCTACTCGCCGTCCTGCGGGGAGAACTACGGCTACCTGTGGGTGTGGCAGAGCTTCCGCGCCTCGCACGGCGACTACGACGTCTCGGTCGGTGTCTACAGCTACAGCCGCGACGAGTTCGTCGGTAAGCGCACCTGGCTGAACACCAACGGGAAGGAGTACTGGTCCAACCCGGCCGACACCACCTCGGAGTGCACCGCCGCCGTCGGCTCCCTCCGCGCCGCGGGCGACCCGCTGGCCGGTCAGGCCGCAAGCTCCAAGCGCTGCTGACACCGCACCGCCGTGGCAGCAGCGGGGCGTCGGTCCCCCCGGACCGGCGCCCCTCGTTGCTCTTCCGGCCCCGCCCCTCCCGTCAGCGGCCGACGAGGAACTCCCCCACCTCCGGTGCCAACAGCCCGACCTTCGGGTTGTGGGACAGTCCGGTCAGCATCCTGTGCTCGGCCGCGGGCAGCAGGCCGGCGATCGCACGGGAACCCTTGCGCAGCAACGGGGCGCTCTTCTCGCCGGAGATCACCAGGGTGGGCGCCGTCACCCCGGCCCAGTCCTCCGGCCGCAGCGGCTCCCCGCGCATGTAGGGCGCCATCACCGCCCAGTCATGCGCGGTGGCCGGCGCCGTGGCCCGGAGCTTCGGCCAGAACGGCGTGAACCGCATTGCCGCGACGACGAAGGACGGGACGCCCATGCCCCGCGTCATGAAGTACCGCACGGTCTCGTCCCGGCGGCCGGCATCGATCAGCGCATGCAGCCGTGTCTGCAGGTCGGCGGGCGGAACGTGGTGTTCGTCGTCGACGACGAACGGCGGCTCGAACGCGACGACGCGCACCAGCCCGGGCAGCCGGCCGCCTGCGGCTGCGAGCAGCGCGAGGGCGGCGCCCGAGGACCAGCCGAACAACGAGACCTCGTTGTCCGGCCCGCCCTCGGCCTCCGCCAGCGCCACCAGGTCGTCGATCTCGCGCCGCACGTCGTACACACCCGGCGTGTCACCGCTGTCGCCGCGACCGCGCCGGTCGTAGGTGAGCACCGTCAGCCCGTGGTCCCGGACGAGCGCCTCGGCCAGCTGCGCCATCTTGGGGAACTTCCGGTAGCTGAACGCGCCGCCTATCTGGATGACGGTGCCCGCGCCGCCACCGCGGCGGCGGTCGTAGACGATCTCCGTGCCGTCCGCCGAGACGACGGATCCCTGCTCGATCGTCGCGCTCTCTGCTGTCGTCGCCATGGCCCGCTCCTGATGGAAATCCGAGGCACCGCGCGGTGCACTGTGGTGAGGTTCACCGGTACGGACGGCACGGGGCCCGGAAAATCATCGCTCGGGCACGCAAGGACGGGAGAGGGACGTGGCAGGAGCACTGGACGGGCGGGTCGCGCTGGTCGCCGGGGCGACGCGCGGAGCCGGGCGGGGCACCGCCGTGGAGCTGGGTGCGGCCGGGGCGACGGTGTACGTCACCGGGCGGACCACGCGCGAGCGGCGGTCGGAGTACGACCGGCCGGAGACCATCGAGGACACCGCCGACCTGGTCAGCGAAGCAGGGGGGCACGGCATCGCCGTGCCCACGGACCACCTCGACCGGGCGCAGGTGCGCACGCTGGTGGAGCGGATCGATTCCGAGCAGGGCCGACTGGACGTGCTGGTCAACGACATCTGGGGCGGCGAGAAGCTCTTCGACTGGGACGCCCCGGTCTGGGAGCACGACCTGGACGACGGCCTGCGCCTGCTGCGCCTGGCCGTCGAGACGCACGCGATCACCAGTCATCACGCGCTGCCGCTGCTGCTGCGGAACCCGGGCGGTCTGGTGGTGGAGATGACCGACGGCACCGCGGAGTACAACGCGCGGAACTACCGGGTGTCGTTCTTCTACGACCTCGCCAAGTCGTCCGTACTGCGCATGGCGTTCGGGCTGAGCCGTGAGCTGGGCCCGCGCGGCGCGACGGCGGTGGCGCTCACCCCAGGATGGATGCGGTCGGAACTCATGCTCGACGCGTTCGGCGTCGCCGAGGAGAACTGGCGGGAGGCGCTCACGGAGCAGCCGCACTTCGCGATCTCCGAGACCCCGCGTTTCGTGGGCCGGGCGGTTGCGGCGCTTGCCGCGGACCCGGAGGTGGCGCGCTGGAACGGCGACTCGCTCTCCAGCGGCGGGCTGGCGCGGGAGTACGGCTTCACCGATCTCGACGGCAGCCGCCCGGACGCCTGGCGCTACCTGGTCGAGGTGCAGGACCCCGGCAGGCCGGCGGACGTCACGGGCTACCGCTGAAGGGTCTCCTGCCCGCCCCGAAACGCCTCACTCGAACGGGTCACTCGTGTACCCCGCAGAGCGAATCCCCGTCCGCGCTCTTCACAACGCGTGTGTGACGTAGAACACTCTGGCGGACCAGCCGAGCCACCCGCACCGAAGCGGAGGTGCCCCAGCACATGACCCTGCAGGACGACATGACCAGCGTCCAGCGTTGCCTGGACGATCTCACCCGTTGTGTGACCCGCCTGGAACAACAGGTCGGCAACGGACTGGAGATGAGGCGGGTACGCAGCGACGCCGAGCACCTGCGGGAATCCCTGGCGCTGCTCCGGGCCGCCACCGGCGGGCCGGAGGCGTCACCCGCTCCGCGTCCCGAGATGGTGACCATCCCCGACGCGCCGTACGACGCGGCGCTGTGGACGGACGCGGAGGACGAGGGGCTCGGCGCACGGGACCGGCACGCACCCTGAGCCCGGCCGCGCCGGGGTGCACGCCGCGTTGACGCAGGCGTGACCCCGGCGCGCGCCGGCGCGTTGGCCACCCGCCCGGCCCACCGCCGTGCCCCGGCCCCGCGCCGCCGCGTCCCCCGCGCAACCGCCCGCCACCCTCCCCTCGACGGAGTCGACCCTTGGCCACCGGAACCACACACCCCACCGAGCCCACGGGGCCGGACAGCCCCGGACCTCGTTCCGCGCCCGGCGGCGTCACCGACGCCCCCGGGCGCGCCGCGATCCCGCAGCGCCACCTGCGCGTGGACCGCTGGTGGCTGCCGCCGGCCGCCACCGCCGCCGGCCTGCTGGCGTTCATCGTCTACTCGACGTGGCGCGCCTTCGCGAACGCCGACTACTACGCGGCGCCGTACGTCTCGCCGTTCTACTCGCCCTGCCTGGCGGAGAGCTGCGTGCCCATGAAGGGCGGCCCGAACTGGGAGATCTTCGGCAGCTGGTGGGGTCTGTCGCCCGCGCTGCTGATCCTGATCTTCCCGCTCGGCTTCCGTCTGACGTGCTACTACTACCGCAAGGCGTACTACCGCGGCTTCTGGGCGTCGCCGCCGGCCTGCGCGGTCGCGGAGCCCCACGCGAAGTACAGCGGCGAGACCCGCTTCCCGCTGATCCTCCAGAACCTGCACCGGTACTTCTTCTACGCCGCGCTGCTGGTCGCCGTCATCCTCACCTGGGACACCGCGCTCGCCTTCCGCAACGCGGACTACGAGTGGGGCCACATGGGCCTGGGCACCCTGGTGTTCGTCGCGAACATCGTGCTCATCTGGCTCTACACCCTCTCCTGCCACTCCTGTCGGCACATCGTCGGCGGGCGGCTCAAGCACTTCTCCAAGCACCCGGTGCGGTACCGCATGTGGGGCTGGGTCGGGAAGCTCAATGCCCGCCACATGCTGCTCGCCTGGGCGTCGCTGATCAGCGTGGCGCTGGCGGACCTGTACGTGTACCTGCTGGCCATCGGGGCGTTCGACGACCCGCGGTTCTTCTGATTCGAGAGGACAGCGAAGAAAAGATGACGCAAGTCGAACGCCAGCAGTGGGACGTGGTGATCGTCGGCGCCGGCGGCGCCGGGCTGCGCGCCGCCATCGAAGCGCGTGAACAGGGGATGCGGACGGCGGTGATCTGCAAGTCGCTGTTCGGCAAGGCGCACACGGTCATGGCCGAGGGCGGCATCGCCGCCAGCATGGGCAACGTCAACTCCGGCGACAACTGGCAGGTCCACTTCCGCGACACGATGCGCGGCGGCAAGTTCCTCAACCAGTGGCGGATGGCCGAACTGCACGCCAAGGAGGCCCCGGACCGCGTCTGGGAGCTGGAGACCTGGGGTGCGCTCTTCGACCGCACCAAGGACGGGAAGATCTCCCAGCGCAATTTCGGCGGCCACGAGTACCCGCGCCTCGCGCACGTCGGCGACCGTACGGGCCTGGAGCTGATCCGCACCCTCCAGCAGAAGATCGTTTCGCTCCAGCAGGAGGACTTCGAGGAGTCCGGCGACTACGAGGCCCGGCTGAAGGTCTTCCAGGAGTGCACGGTCACTCGCGTACTCAAGGACCGCTCCGCCGACAACAGGGTGGCAGGCACCTTCTGCTACGAACGCGAGTCCGGCCGCTTCTTCGTGCTGGAGTCTCCCGCAGTGGTGCTGGCCACCGGAGGCATCGGCAAGTCGTTCAAGGTGACGTCCAACTCCTGGGAGTACACCGGCGACGGCCACGCGCTGGCACTGCTGGCCGGTGCGTCGCTGATCAACATGGAGTTCGTGCAGTTCCATCCCACGGGGATGGTCTGGCCGCCTTCGGTGAAGGGCATCCTGGTCACCGAGTCCGTGCGCGGCGACGGCGGCGTGCTCAAGAACTCCGACGGCAAGCGCTTCATGTTCGATTACGTGCCGGACGTCTTCAAGGACAAGTACGCCACCTCCGAGGAGGAGGCGGACGGCTGGTACACCGACCCGGACAAGAACCGGCGCCCGCCCGAGCTGCTCCCCCGCGACGAGGTGGCCCGCGCCATCAACTCCGAGGTCAAGGCCGGACGCGGCACCCCGCACGGCGGCGTCTTCCTCGACGTCTCCACCCGCATGCCGGCTGAGGAGATCCAGCGGCGGCTGCCCTCGATGCACCACCAGTTCAAGGAGCTGGCGGACGTCGACATCACCGCACAGCCGATGGAGGTCGGCCCCACCTGCCATTACGTCATGGGCGGCGTGGACGTAGACCCCGACACCGGCGAGGCGACGGGCGTGCCCGGGCTGTACGCCGCGGGCGAGGTGTCCGGCGGCATGCACGGCTCCAACCGACTGGGCGGCAACTCCCTCTCCGACCTGCTGGTCTTCGGTCGCCGGGCGGGCCTGTACGCCGCCGAGCACGCCAGGAGCACGGCGGCGGACGCCCGTCCGGTGGTGGACGACGCCGAGATCGACGCGGCGGCGGCGGAGGCGCTCCGGCCGTTCAGCGCCGAGG encodes the following:
- a CDS encoding ABC transporter family substrate-binding protein is translated as MPAAPAIDTAARRCAAVLAAGGLLLPLAACTSGGDDAPQGDSGAARDVRAVSRDDVTDGGTLRWAVDAMPTTLNVFQPDATGATTRIAEAVLPALFTLDSRGRPQRNGDYLESAEVTGTEPRQTVVYTLAEDARWSDGRALSAADFRAQWKALGGGNSAYWTARNAGYDRIAKVAAGDTPRQVEVTFKKPYADWESLFTPLYPKSVMGSPDGFNEEARTRLPASGGPFAVKPLGKKDDRVTLVRNDAWWGDEAKLDRIALTVVPRGERGAALAAGKVDVAEVTPKLAERIDGVHTTDAKPRGKERADGKTAGKPRKKTGDLGTYDVRRALAPAYTQLALNGASGPLGDERVRRALARTLDRGALAEKALADLGLPAQALGSHLRMRDQAGYQDNSAALGGRDLESAQALLADAGWESGAPATGDDPDAPVDAKEKGAEEGKNRDGERAEQRADEMKGLEAGRAAAVRTKGGNPLALRFLVPAGPGTAVTRATAEQVSDQLAEVGIRTRIERVEDESLFRDHIASGDYDLALYAWPASAFPATDAGPIFAKPVPAGNGSLTVRQNYTRVGTDRIDQLFAAAVGELDREERQDLLSRADSRIWAAAGSVPLYQRPQLVAVREDLANIGAYGFQTPRYQDIGRTE
- a CDS encoding fumarate reductase/succinate dehydrogenase flavoprotein subunit, which gives rise to MTQVERQQWDVVIVGAGGAGLRAAIEAREQGMRTAVICKSLFGKAHTVMAEGGIAASMGNVNSGDNWQVHFRDTMRGGKFLNQWRMAELHAKEAPDRVWELETWGALFDRTKDGKISQRNFGGHEYPRLAHVGDRTGLELIRTLQQKIVSLQQEDFEESGDYEARLKVFQECTVTRVLKDRSADNRVAGTFCYERESGRFFVLESPAVVLATGGIGKSFKVTSNSWEYTGDGHALALLAGASLINMEFVQFHPTGMVWPPSVKGILVTESVRGDGGVLKNSDGKRFMFDYVPDVFKDKYATSEEEADGWYTDPDKNRRPPELLPRDEVARAINSEVKAGRGTPHGGVFLDVSTRMPAEEIQRRLPSMHHQFKELADVDITAQPMEVGPTCHYVMGGVDVDPDTGEATGVPGLYAAGEVSGGMHGSNRLGGNSLSDLLVFGRRAGLYAAEHARSTAADARPVVDDAEIDAAAAEALRPFSAEETASGETGENPYTIHQELQQAMNDLVGIIRRDEEMAQALQRLGELRLRAARAGVEGHRQFNPGWHLAIDLRNMLLVSECVARAALERTESRGGHTRDDHPDMVHDWRKVNLVCSLADDAEGPGQIALRRRDMPPIRADLLGLFEKEELIKYLTDEELTDQ
- a CDS encoding SRPBCC family protein produces the protein MSSSLVETVDVDAPVAVTWALWSDVTRWPEFLSHVQKVARIDDRTFSWWLALPGADKAFTAELTEVIPHERIAWRTMDGVEHAGVVTFHHVSDTRTRVALQIEYNPHGFVEHLGALTNLDSVLAHYDLGEFQHAAEKAAGNA
- the typA gene encoding translational GTPase TypA, which produces MPTRHDIRNVAIVAHVDHGKTTLVDAMLKQAGAFAAHQLESVDDRVMDSNDLEREKGITILAKNTAVKYHRKGGDPVVINIIDTPGHADFGGEVERGLSMVDAVVLLVDASEGPLPQTRFVLRKALQARLPVILCINKTDRSDARISAVVDETYDLFLDLDADEEQIEFPIVYACARDGVASLTQPDDGTVPADSDSLEPFFTTLLETVPAPTYEEDAPLQAHVTNLDADNFLGRIALLRVKNGELRKGQTVAWMKRDGTVQNVRISELMMTDALTRKPAEKAGPGDICAVAGIPEIMIGETLADAENPVALPLITVDEPAISMTIGTNTSPLVGKGGKGHKVTARLVKDRLDRELIGNVSLRVLPTERPDAWEVQGRGELALAILVETMRREGFELTVGKPEVVTREIDGKLHEPVERMTIDSPEEHLGAITQLMASRKGRMETMTNHGSGWIRMEFLVPSRGLIGFRTEFLTETRGTGIAHSISEGHEPWFGDLRTRSSGSLVADRAGKATPFAMMNLQERGTIFIEPGTEVYEGMLVGENSRADDMDVNITKEKKLTNMRAASADTTENLVPPRKLSLEQSLEFCREDECIEVTPETVRIRKVVLDQKERARTASRAKR
- a CDS encoding ABC transporter permease, with protein sequence MTSPTQVPSVETDTPGPGEVSLSKDAAGQSGEQSLSPGQLMWRRFKRDRTGVLSACVVISFFVVAALAPVISMLYGKNPYTLYGQDTPGLLDAFNYPAGSYGGMSSEFWFGVEPVLGRDVFTQLLYGMRTSLFTALVCTIPMVLLGILIGLVSGYFGGRVDYWLGRITDFMMALPGQLTLIATMPVVLALFVPPTKETPVYVQFCAIVVVLAVLGWMGMARLVRSSALTLREREFVEAAKVSGASPWRIIRKELLPNLMTPILVQATYMLPSAILTVAFLSYVGVGYVEPTPDWGRMFAAAADYYQYDPAYMFFPGIAMVIFVLAFNLLGDSVRDAFDPKSGR
- a CDS encoding alpha/beta hydrolase; the encoded protein is MATTAESATIEQGSVVSADGTEIVYDRRRGGGAGTVIQIGGAFSYRKFPKMAQLAEALVRDHGLTVLTYDRRGRGDSGDTPGVYDVRREIDDLVALAEAEGGPDNEVSLFGWSSGAALALLAAAGGRLPGLVRVVAFEPPFVVDDEHHVPPADLQTRLHALIDAGRRDETVRYFMTRGMGVPSFVVAAMRFTPFWPKLRATAPATAHDWAVMAPYMRGEPLRPEDWAGVTAPTLVISGEKSAPLLRKGSRAIAGLLPAAEHRMLTGLSHNPKVGLLAPEVGEFLVGR
- a CDS encoding SDR family oxidoreductase → MAGALDGRVALVAGATRGAGRGTAVELGAAGATVYVTGRTTRERRSEYDRPETIEDTADLVSEAGGHGIAVPTDHLDRAQVRTLVERIDSEQGRLDVLVNDIWGGEKLFDWDAPVWEHDLDDGLRLLRLAVETHAITSHHALPLLLRNPGGLVVEMTDGTAEYNARNYRVSFFYDLAKSSVLRMAFGLSRELGPRGATAVALTPGWMRSELMLDAFGVAEENWREALTEQPHFAISETPRFVGRAVAALAADPEVARWNGDSLSSGGLAREYGFTDLDGSRPDAWRYLVEVQDPGRPADVTGYR